A stretch of Zootoca vivipara chromosome 13, rZooViv1.1, whole genome shotgun sequence DNA encodes these proteins:
- the LOC118095765 gene encoding zona pellucida sperm-binding protein 3: MGQEFEMGLVLLWGILLGQGAFADPQRSAWWQPETLDRVPLPPSSFSQAGPATPHAVKVSCEPHRLVVAVHRDLFGVGRLVAPADLTLGVASCPPVSFDAATNVVLFEAGLHQCGIAVEMTPELLVYRTRLFHKPSPSANPVITRTNAAEIPIECHYPRKGNVSSQAIQPTWAPFRSTVSAEARLGFSLQLMNGDWSGERPSSRFQLGEILHLQAQVEAKNHLPLRLFVDSCIASPEATLGSTYAIVDSNGCLVDGRQEHVSSAFLAPRVSETTLRFTVDAFRFAGDSRNTLYVTCHLKVTRADQMPDVRNKACSFDVASSTWLPVEGPRGICGCCEERNCDRVQGELPHTFRPRPRPLEMSWQRSLPAELTAPQAHLTLGPLFVFDSPESFANFPGDPAGSWKMAVEVSEDRL; encoded by the exons ATGGGGCAGGAGTTTGAGATGGGGCTGGTTTTACTCTGGGGCATTTTGCTGGGCCAGGGGGCTTTTGCTGATCCGCAGAGATCTGCATGGTGGCAGCCGGAGACCTTGGATCGGgtccccctgcccccttcctccttttcccaGGCTGGTCCTGCCACGCCCCACGCGGTGAAGGTTTCGTGCGAGCCCCACCGCTTGGTGGTGGCAGTGCACCGAGACCTCTTTGGGGTGGGCAGGCTGGTGGCCCCCGCAGACCTGACGCTGGGGGTGGCCTCGTGCCCCCCTGTGTCCTTCGACGCTGCCACGAACGTGGTCCTCTTCGAGGCTGGTCTGCATCAATGTGGCATCGCGGTGGAG ATGACTCCAGAGCTGCTGGTCTACCGAACGCGTCTGTTCCACAAGCCGTCTCCTTCCGCCAATCCCGTCATCACCAGGACCAACGCTGCGGAGATACCCATTGAGTGTCACTACCCCAG GAAAGGCAACGTCTCCAGCCAGGCCATCCAGCCCACCTGGGCTCCCTTCAGGTCCACAGTGTCAGCCGAAGCGAGGCTTGGGTTCTCGTTGCAGCTCATGAACG GTGACTGGAGCGGAGAGCGGCCGTCTTCTCGCTTTCAGCTGGGTGAGATCCTGCACCTGCAAGCCCAAGTCGAGGCGAAGAACCACCTGCCCTTGAGGCTCTTTGTGGACAGCTGCATCGCCAGCCCTGAAGCCACTCTGGGGTCTACGTATGCCATTGTCGATTCCAACGG GTGCCTGGTGGATGGGAGGCAAGAGCATGTCTCCTCCGCGTTCCTTGCTCCCCGAGTCTCTGAGACAACGCTCCGGTTCACGGTGGACGCGTTTCGGTTTGCCGGGGACTCCAGGAATACG CTGTATGTGACTTGCCACCTCAAAGTAACGCGAGCCGACCAAATGCCAGATGTCCGGAACAAGGCTTGCTCCTTCGACGTTGCCAGCAGCAC CTGGCTTCCTGTCGAGGGACCTCGGGGTATCTGCGGCTGCTGCGAGGAGAGGAACTGTGACCGGGTCCAGGGAGAGCTGCCCCACACCTTCCGCCCCAGACCCCGGCCCCTGGAGATGAGCTGGCAACGCAGCCTGCCAG CCGAGTTGACCGCACCCCAGGCCCACCTGACGCTGGGACCCCTCTTCGTTTTCGACTCCCCGGAGAGTTTTGCAAACTTCCCAGGAGATCCGGCCGGCTCTTGGAAGATGGCGGTGGAAG TATCAGAAGATCGGCTGTAG